The DNA window CCCTTACCGGCTTCAAATTCATCGGTGAGAAGATCAAAGAATTTGAAGAAAGCGGAACCAGGGAATTCATCGCCGGTTATGAAGAAAGTTATGGCTACCTGGCCGGTACTTTTGTAAGAGACAAGGATGGCGTGATATCTGCCGCCCTGATCACCGAGATGGCCGCTTATTATCGGTCTCGAGGCAAATCTCTCCTGGATGTACTGGAAGAGCTCAATCAAAAATACGGTTATTTTATCGAGGAACTTCAATCCATCGAACTGGAGAATCCTGCCGAGGCCGAAAAGATGATCCGTGTTCTGTCCGAGGTGAACCTGGACAGGATTGCCGGTATAGCAGTCGCGGAAAAGAAAGATTTCATGAAAGGCAAAGCCATCGAGCCACGGACCATGGCCACCAGGGATCTTCCTTTTCCCCGAACGGAAGCAATCCTTTTTGATCTGGAAGACGGTTCCTGGTTCTGCGTCCGGCCATCCGGAACCGAACCCAAGTTCAAGATCTACTATTCTACCAACGGCAAAAACTACGGCGAAGCCAGACAGCGGATGGACCGCCTGACGGAAGAAGTTCAGGTAATCCTTGAAAGCAAAAAATAGATATCAATCCGTTCCGGGCTCCAGACAGGTTCGCAGACCTTCTTCAACGGGCAATAATGTCATAATCGGGGTCTGGCCCTGCGGGGATATGAATAACAATCATGATTCGATTTGGCAAGCAGACGATACTTTCGCCATGATGTTCGATCCAGCCCGTATGCGAACAGATACCTCGCGGGCAAAGATCCCTGTCCAGGGGAAGCATCCTTGCCTTGCCCTTGCGGATCTCTATCATCGCTTCATGTTCGTTCCCGGGCCCGAAATTTATGGTGACCAGATCCTCATAATCCCTTGTCAATGATCTTTCTTCCACCATATTGTTTTCAACATAAATCCTCAGATATTTCAGATCCGCGTTGTTCCTGCCGGAAAGATTGAAATAGAGGCCCCCCAGACCGACAAGAAGGAAAAGTATGATCGTGAAAAAGTCCCCCCAGACCAGCCGTAAACGCTTCATGACCCCTCCTTTACCTCCAAAATTATAACATAAATCATCAAAATACAATAAAACCCGAAATTGTTTTTGAAATCTGTTAAAATAAGATGTGTAATTATTTCGGGATGCTGTATGGAACGGATCGCCG is part of the Bacillota bacterium genome and encodes:
- a CDS encoding NusG domain II-containing protein; amino-acid sequence: MKRLRLVWGDFFTIILFLLVGLGGLYFNLSGRNNADLKYLRIYVENNMVEERSLTRDYEDLVTINFGPGNEHEAMIEIRKGKARMLPLDRDLCPRGICSHTGWIEHHGESIVCLPNRIMIVIHIPAGPDPDYDIIAR